Genomic segment of Desulfobacterales bacterium:
GCCGATGACGGCGCAGCGAACCATGAGAAACCAGTGCGTAAAAACAGCTCTAACCCCTTTTAAAACCCCGGTAGCCGTTTTGGGAATTTCTTTTTCCGAAATCGCGCCGCCCTGGCTGGCAAGATGGATGACTTCCCCGATGGCGAACAGTCCGACGATCATCGGAATCAGGTCCACCCCTTCCCACAGATAGAGTGTGCCCAGGGTATATCTTAAATCGCCGGAAACCGGATCAAATCCCACAAAAGAAAGCAAAAGCCCCAGAATTCCGGCGGTCAGCCCCTTTAGAAAAGAGCCTTTGCTGATGGAGGCAATCGATGTCAATCCGAATATGCACACTACAAACAGTTCGGGAGGACCGAACAGCATCACGACCCTGCGCATCACCGGTATCAGCAACGCCAGAATAAACGCGCCGACAATGCTGCCCATGGCCGAAGATGCGGCCGAAGCCCCCAGCGCTTCGCCGGCGCGTCCTTGCTGGGTCAGCGGGTACCCGTCAAATGTGGTTGCAACATTCTGACCGGTGCCGGGAGTGTTAATCAGAATGGCGCTGATGGACCCGCCGAACATCACTGCGCTGTGACCGCCCACTAGAAGGGCAAATGCCGAAACCGGATCCATGGTATAGGTTAAAGGGATCAGAATGGCATAGGCCACCGGCCCGCTTAGCCCCGGCATGGCGCCAAAGCCCAGAAACAGCATCACCCCGGCCGCCAGATAAAAAAGGCTGGTGGGATTCATTAATAAAAGGAACCCCTCTATCAGTGCCATCTGTCAACTCCTGTCCGTTATTGAATCCAACGAAAATCCGTAAGCGAAAACAACCGTGAATGAATCCGCTCTATCTTGTCAATAGGGTCTGTAGGAATCTGAACGCTTTTACTTGGCGGCTTCCTTCAGAACAGGCTTGATTTTTTCCGCTGCGGTCATGCATGTCTGCATCAGGGCGGTCATCTGTTCACCCTTCATGGCATTGACCGGCCGGCCCCGCTTTTCCAGTTCTTGAATGATGTCTTTATCGGAGAATACTCCCCATACGGCTTCCCTGAGCAGTTTGACCCTGTCGGCAGAAACACCCGGCGGCGTACAGAATGCACGGCCGAACTCAAACGTATTGGTGATCGCCGTCATAATATCTTTTTTATCCGGCGGAGCAATCTCGATTGCCAGGGGGACATCTTTAAACCGCGGGTCTCTTTCCAGGGCAACCTGCAGGATCGGTATAACATCGCCGGAATCAATCAGGTTCAGCAGGCTGCCGACTGTTGACTGGGTACCGTCCACATCCCCTTTGACGACAACCAGATTGGTTTCACTGGTGCCGCCGAACCCCACCACCTGACGCAACTTGAATCCCAGGGCATCGGCAATAACGGCCGCCGCCAGAAAATCGTCACTTCCTTTGCCAGTTGCAGAAAAGACCACCGTGCGGTTTGCTTCCATCAGATCCTTAATCGATCGGAATGGAGATTTCTTGCCGACGGCAATGATATGCGGTTCGGCGTCTGAGCGTCCCAGCCATTCGATTTTACCCAGGTCGTATTTTACGCCCGGGGTTTCCATGACCTGATTGAATATCATCCCGCCGCCGTTGATAATGCCGATGGTCAACCCATCGGTGGGAGCCACATAGAGCGAATTCGTGCCGGTCATCCCGCCCGCCCCTTTGATATTTTTAACAATCGCCGTTTTAATCGGCAGAAAGCGGGAAATATGCTGGGCAAGGCTTCTGGCATAAACATCAAAGCCGCCCCCGACACCGTATGG
This window contains:
- a CDS encoding tripartite tricarboxylate transporter permease, which produces MALIEGFLLLMNPTSLFYLAAGVMLFLGFGAMPGLSGPVAYAILIPLTYTMDPVSAFALLVGGHSAVMFGGSISAILINTPGTGQNVATTFDGYPLTQQGRAGEALGASAASSAMGSIVGAFILALLIPVMRRVVMLFGPPELFVVCIFGLTSIASISKGSFLKGLTAGILGLLLSFVGFDPVSGDLRYTLGTLYLWEGVDLIPMIVGLFAIGEVIHLASQGGAISEKEIPKTATGVLKGVRAVFTHWFLMVRCAVIGTVIGVIPGAGGAVANIVSYSHAVSTSKHPEKFGTGVIEGVIAAETANDAKDGGALIPTIAFGVPGSETMAILLGAFLIQGMQPGPKMLNEQLPFLFSLVWMIVLGGIMGAVIGLSIARKLTRLTMVRFSLMAPFIIAVALLGSYSSNGLMLDVLMTVIMGFFGYGMKIYGYPRGPLIIGLVLGNIVEKNFHLAIQLFGWDFLTRPLTMVLLVLLAAVAVLPFIRKSNRRPA
- a CDS encoding tripartite tricarboxylate transporter substrate-binding protein codes for the protein MKQAKITKRLLFVLLAISWVFISLTAGYAEDAREFYNNKVLEIYCPYGVGGGFDVYARSLAQHISRFLPIKTAIVKNIKGAGGMTGTNSLYVAPTDGLTIGIINGGGMIFNQVMETPGVKYDLGKIEWLGRSDAEPHIIAVGKKSPFRSIKDLMEANRTVVFSATGKGSDDFLAAAVIADALGFKLRQVVGFGGTSETNLVVVKGDVDGTQSTVGSLLNLIDSGDVIPILQVALERDPRFKDVPLAIEIAPPDKKDIMTAITNTFEFGRAFCTPPGVSADRVKLLREAVWGVFSDKDIIQELEKRGRPVNAMKGEQMTALMQTCMTAAEKIKPVLKEAAK